GGCCattgttgggttttgggttACGCTTGCGGTTTTCAGAGAGCTTGGGAAAATCGTACTGGTGATGAGTAGTGAGGGCTGCGGAGAAGTGGGAACGGTTATTATAATGGAGTTCGTTGTGAGCAGGCTTTCAATCCTGCCCGCTAAACGGATCCAACGATTTTGCTCCCGCCACGTTAGAACAAATTCGTGTCTTTTAAGCTAAGCATTCGAGAGATAAAGAGAAACTTTGCATAAatgagatttattttctttatgtgCAATCATCACCACCGGAATTACAACATtcaatttggaattttatgtATTTCCATTCATCTTTTACGTTAAATAGTTTACTCATGACAATCAAAATAGTTTCGTTTAGatgatattttaattatatctCGCTATTACAGTATATGAGAAATTTACTTcaaatttgaacaaaaatctaatttttattatcGGAGTCAATTCGGTCTAATGATAAATTTAAACAGCCCTTGCCTCCTTTTGCCTTTTACAATGACAAAtaggtggaagtgctcttaggTATTAATCATAAAAATGTCAATTTATGTCATAATTGtacaaagtttgaaaaaattcaacacCAATTTTCCCTCTATATAAACACATTGGATGATATTCACATTCTCTTCATTTAATCTTGTTTTCTTAAGAGAAAATTTATTGGTACAATGAAATAACAGTTGATCTTGAATTTTATGTTCCGGTGTTCTTGAGAGGTAGAATCAAAGTTTGCTTCATTATCCACAATTTCGTGAGTCTTTTTCTAAAAGGGGAAGGGGAAAAGGGAAGTAGGAGTagactttgttttcttttatttatatttgtttagaAGTCTAAGCACAGATTCTGGCATCTCTATATTATAATAAGAGAACTTTTTGCCAACCTCAACAAAAACTATCAAATAtagattaattatattaaGAGGTGAataaattcaacaattatgAGCAGTATTATATTTGCTCAAATACGACTTTGTAATTCTTTAATTCctatcctttttcttttcttgcaaCCAATTCATTGATTCCACGTATCTGTTTGGGCCAGTACACATATTCAAGCCAATTCCTTTTCCCAAATATaaatacaacaacaacaaaaagctTTTTATTACAAATAGCCCTTCACGTTTACGAAATTATCACGAATGgttcttgaaatttttttgtgacactaatAATCCTTAATGTTTGgactttttatcacaaatggtccctaccGTCATAAATTCTGTTAAGTGTTTGgactttttatcacaaatggtccctaccGTCATAAATTCTGTTAAGTGTCTGAGGTGGAAGATAAGTGGAACCCACATGTCCAATCACATCATGACATGtggattaaataaataaataaataattttttaaatgaaaatccattaaaaaaccatttagcctctctctctctccccccgtctctctttcttttcctctgccctctctcctccttatgctttccctctccctctgtttttttgttgccTCTACAACCCAACCACCCCATGCCCACCCTTCACTCAAGCTATTAGGTTTTGGTCTGCAGCATTCTTATGTTGTGTATTCTCCTGAAGCGCTGAGATCTCCGTCACCAGAGGAAATGAGAGAGATGGCGCGAGAACTAGCTAGGAAAAAAATGACCGTCAATGCTTTGTCtgggttcttttcttttataacttGTAAGTGCCTGCtatagagaaaaaacaaaaaaatactgTGTTTTGCATTTAGATTTTAGTCGAAATAATGGTGAGGCAAGTGGGTTTTATTTCAAGTTCAAGTGTGGCCTTGTAATGTTCCACAATCCTACTTAAATTTCCAAATCCACTTTGCCCATTTCATGCTGTGTGTGGAGGACGAAGGAGCTTTTGTGACTCAGGATGTAAATTATATGTTGTGATAAACCATGGATGGATTTGAAAGTGACCAAACATCTACAATATTCCTCATGTACTGTTGAACTTTCATTTTCGTGTTCTTTGTGGAGTTGGAATCTACTTGAAAGTGAGTTCTTTTGGTTTGCTTTTCTGGGTTGTGCTTGAGTGAAGCTGGAAGGTTGAATATCTGGAAGGTTTAATAAAAAACAGAGGAGGAGTGCAAAACAAAGGGAGATGGTAGGCGAGTTGGGCATGGGTTGCGGGTTGTGAGAAGAAATGGAGAGCAACTGTATatcttatattttttcttgcaGGTGgcagagggaaaaaaaacagagggaGAAGAGATGGAGAGCAAAGGGTGGAGAGCAGGGgcagaggaggagagagacgGAGCAAGGAAGGAGATGAAAAGttgcagaaaaataaatggaattttcattatttaattattttttatccaCATGTCACATTATGATTggacatgtgggctccacttaTCTTCCACATTACACTTAATAGAATTTATAACGGCAagaaccatttgtgataaaaagcccaAACATTAAGGACTattagtgtcacaaaaaaacctcaataaccatttgtgataatttCGTAAACGTGAAAGACCATTTATgataaaaagccaaaaaaaaaaacatgtctATGATAAATAGGATGAGAAACCAATTCCTTTTGGGACGGGAGTGACTTATTTACttagaacatgaaaaatactacACATATTCATCAATTCACTCGACGTCTTATTTGGCTTCTTCAAAATTCATTAGCTAATTGCATATGTAAAAACATACGTCATACAATAATCAGAAATGAAAAGTGAATAACAACATTTTCGAGAGTTGGAGATGTTGCTCTTCTTTAAGTAAATGAAGCAAAGAAATTGTCGTtgacaattaaaaaaagaataaattacgggtaaaTAGTGTAatgaagatttttttataaatacaagcgataataaaaaaaaagaatattcaAACAGAATACATAATGTGCGTCCATAACtaaatttcttaattacttgatCTATAAATCTCTTACTTGAGTGCATAATACATTTTTTCTGAGTGACAATAATAGCTCCaaaagtaatttaattttaaaaacttggaaaataaaaagtagaaAATGATAAAGGTAAAATGGGGATGTGAGTTGTAATTTAAAGGATGTAAATAGAATTGAGAATCGTCAGTCACTCTCCAAATGCCAAATTAAGACACGGCAATGGCAAATTCTACTCTATATTaccaaaattagaaaattagaCCACTGGAAAAAGCCAACTCACACTCTTCTTCACACTCGACCCTCCCGAACCGGTGTGGCGCTCTCACcctccaaaatccaaaatcctCGActcaaatttccaaaattctgaaaattttcaaattcccTCTCTTTTGATTTCAACTCTCAATCTGATGTAAATCTCCATGAGCCAAGCCAGCCGAATCTCCCAAGCTCAGCTTTAGTACTGTTGTGTTGAGGTCGGCGGCTAGGGCAGTAGCTGAAGCATGACCGATAAGCCGCCAGAGGCAGCTCCACCGTCGTCGCCGCCGTTAAAGCCGCTCTCGCTCCAAGACTGGGAGTCACTGATTGACGACTTCCAGCACGGCGGCGCACGGCAACACAAATGGACCTCCGCGCACCCAATCCGCCTCTCCCTCCTCGACCAAGCCCTCTCCTCTCTCGCCAGGCGCGACTTTCCCCTCAAGCTCCACGTCATCACCTTCCTCGAAGAGTTCTGCGACCCGCTCTTCACCACCGCCAGCTCCGGAACCGACATCGTTTCGCTGCGCAAAGTCCTCCACCGTCTGATCGAAACCCTACGCGCCCTGATCCAGACCCCGCCCGATGGGGTCCACATCACCTTCGCGCTCAAGGAGCAAATGATGCTCTCCGTCACCTCCATCGTCGTCTCCCTCGATGACGATGACGGCGTCGTTCCAATCGCCACCGTCGAGGGCTTGGTGGAGCTTCTGTTAACGGTGATCAACCGTCCCAATCACGGCATCGACCGTCAGGCGCGTGCGCTCGCGTGTGAGTGCCTTCGCGAGTTGGAGAAATCTCGCCCCTGCTTGCTCTCCGAAATCGGCGGACATCTATGGAGTCTCTCCCAGAACGAGAGAACTCACGCTGCGCAGAGCTACATTCTCTTGTTCACCACCGTCGTTCACAACATCGTCGTTAGAAATCTCGGCGTTTCGATTCTCAATACGACGGTGCCTCTCGTGCCGTTTAGTGCTCCGCAGAATGGGACGGGTCCGGGCGGGTTGAATCACAAGGAGCTGAGGAGGGCGATGGCGTTTTTGCTAGAGTGGCCGCACGTGTTGACGCCGTGTGCGATGGTTGAGTTCTTGGCTTTGATAATGCCAATCGCGGCGGCATTGGATCTCCAAGCCTCCATGCTTAAGGTGCAATTTTTTGGGATGGTTTATTCGTCCGATCCTATGCTCGCCCATGTCGTTCTGACCATGTACCCGAGGTTCTGGGACGCGTTTGATGGGCAAGAAGGTGACATTGTGAGCAGGCTTGTGTTACTATCCAGAGAATCGCAGCACCACTTGGTTTTTCGATTGCTGGCAGTGCATTGGTTGTTGGGTTTTGGTCAGTTGGTGTTGAAAAGGGAGGCTAAGAAAGTGAATACCATTGTTGATATGGGTTCGAGATTCTATCCGAGTGTGTTCGACCCGCTTGCTTTGAAAGCGATGAAGCTTGACCTGCTTGCCTTTTGCTCGGTTTGTGCTGATGTCTTGAAATCGGAAACTGTTTTGATTGAGAATGGTGGGGTGAAGGATAAGTTGGTGGTGAAGCTGTTCGAAGATGGACTTGTTTGTGTATCAGCATTCAAATGGTTACCTCCGGGGAGCACTGAGACTGCAGTGGCATTTCGAACTTTGCATAGGTTCTTGATTGGGGCATCATCTCATTCAGACAATGATCCTTCCACCACTAGAAGTCTGATGGACTCCACCACTTTCAGTACCATACAGGtagttttctctcttcctcagTTTCCTTGCATATGTTCTGCTGTAATAAAAAGACATTTATGTGAAATTTGCTATTTATAGTTGAAGATGTTAGTAGGTTTTGGATAATACATTAGCTTTCCCCTGAGCTTTGAGTTTGAATTGGAATGAATTAAAATCTCAGAAGAATCAATCTTGCTCCTTTGTTCCGCTTATGGATTAGTTGATGTGTTTGGATTCGTCTCAGTGCTTGTATGTGCATATATTGTTTATGAGGAATACAAGGTGGACCAAATTATTGATATAAGCTGATGTAATATTGTTTTATGTTTAGCAACTAAGAAATTGCCAGGTCATCTACCACAGTAGTTGATGTCTAAAATTTGGGAGAACTGTGAAAGGTGAGTTCACCTTTATATCTGTGCCAGTTTTAATGTCTCCAAATTTCTGTTTCCAGGGGATGCTGGTGGACCTGATGTTGGAGTGTCGGAGATTGGTTCCAGTGGTAGTTGCTTTGACTGATCGCTTGTTGGGTTGTCAAAAGCACCGTTGGTTGGGAGAGCGCCTGCTTCAGACATTTGATCGGCATTTGCttccaaaagtgaaattgGATTATAACTTGGTTTCCTTCTTTCCAATATTTGATAGAATTGCCGAAAGTGATACAATTCCTCCTCGAGGATTGCTAGAGCTTCTTATTAAGTTCATGGCCTTCCTTGTTGGCAAACATGGCCCATATACAGGACTGAGATCATGGTCTCAGGGAAGCAGAGTTCTTGGCATCTGTCGAACCTTGCTGATGCATCACAATAGCTCTCGATTGTTCCTTAGACTATCTCGTCTTTTGGCATTTACTTGCCTTTACTTTCCTGATTTGGAGGTTCGTGACAATGCAAGGTATGATTAAGAAACTTGCTTCtgctcttctttcttttttcctttcagaTCTTACCTTTTTGTTTGTATGGGCACAatatacaattttcataataTTGTCAATACCCACTATTAGCTGATGTTGTTCATTCATCATGGCCTTTTGCAGGATCTACCTTCGAATTTTGATCTGCGTGCCGGGAAAGAAGCTCAGGGACATGCTGAATCTTGGGGAACAACTCGGTATTTCACCATCTTCACATTCCAGTTTCAATGTCCAGGCTCCTCGCTTTTCTCAGAGTCTCAAGAAATCTAGGAATATCTCCTCATATGTCCATTTTGAGCGAGTAATCCCCCTACTAGTCAAACAGTCTTGGTCCTTGTCTTTATCATCTTTGGGTGTTGGAAGTACTGAACCTGGTTACCTTGAAGGCATCAGGGACATTGAACCCATAATAGAGGATAGTGAGATTGGTGACGGTAGTAATGTTGAGGACAGTAGTAATGTCCAAATTATTGAAGAAGCTCCTATAATTGATCGACCACAGGAACCATTGCGTGTGACGGATTCAAAGATTTCAGAGATATTAGGAACATTGAGGAGGCATTTTTCATGCATTCCTGATTTTAGACATATGCCAGGACTTAAGGTTAGACTATCTTGTAGTTTGAGGTTTGAATCTGAACCTTTCAGTCGAATATGGGGAGTTGATTCCCCTGCTGGTGTTTCAGATGAATTAGATGCCCTTCCTGCTTTATATGCAACCGTGCTAAAGTTTTCGTCCTCTGCACCATATGGGCCTATTGCATCGTATCATATACCTTTTCTTCTTGGTGAGCCTCCCAGAAAAACTGATGTGTCTGGTCAGACAGCCTCATTAGCTATTGTTCCTGTAGAAAATGGATCTGGAGAAGAGGAAAGCTTTAGAGCTCCAGTAGCAATTGAATTGGAACCACGAGAACCAACACCTGGTCTAATTGATGTTTCCATTGAAACAAATGCAGAAAATGGTCAGATAATCAGTGGTCAGCTTCACAGTATCACTGTAGGCATAGAGGATATGTTTCTCAAGTCTATTGTACCGCCTGACATCCAGGAAGATGCCACACCTGTTTATTACTTAGACTTGTTCACTGCTCTTTGGGAGGCATGTGGTACTGCCAACACTGCACGGGAGACCTTTCAATTGAAAGGAGGCAAAGGGGTTACAGCAATCAGTGGTACGCGATCAGTGAAGCTACTTGAAGTCCCTGCATCATCTTTGATTCAGGCTACTGAGCGCTACTTGGCACCCTTTGTGGTAAGTGTGATTGGTGAACCACTTGTTAATATTGTAAAGGATGCAGGAATCATTAGGAACGTCATCTGGAAGGATGCAGCCTCAGATTCTTCCCTTGATATTACTAGCTCAGGGACTGATTTTGATAGAGGCCCTCTTCATCTTACGTACACCGACGATGAAGATGAAAGGGACAGTACTGTCAATATCCGTAAAAGAAACATGGGTTGCTttcttattttgatatttcttCCACCGAGGTTCCATCTCCTCTTCCAAATGGAAGTGTCCGATGTTTCAACTTTAGTCCGAATTCGAACTGATCACTGGCCGTGCTTAGCTTATACTGATGATTATTTGGAAGCTTTATTTTTGGCATagaaatttattcatttttaccTTGCAAGTACTTTACATCAGGATTATCATCGGTGCTGCTATGAAGGTCATCAGCATTTTGTTCTATAATTTTTCTCCCCATATTTGTTCGTACAGAGAAGGGTAATTTTTTTGCACCCAGAATAAACTCTACTGTAAATATCTCTCGAGTTCTTTTACCTTGTATTCTTTTGTTGTATCAGGGATCAAGAAATGCATTTTTGGGGCGTTTTACATTCTCTGTAGGTTGGATTTGTAACCACAAGATTGTAATAATTTGTAAGCTGATTCATCCTTTGCAATCAATACAAGCTTATTttgatgattatatttggAGTTTGGAATAGAGAGGTAAATGGCTTAATAGGTCGCATCTCTACTAGTTTGGAACATCAATACTCCAGTAAAACAACGAAGATATTCAGTAGTTAGTGATCTAGCATCGATGTTCTAAGAAACTCCTCAtgaatataaagaaaaaatgcaGATGTGATGTTCCACGAAACTGTTGTTACATATGTGAGTTAAGCCAGTTGACTAAGGTCATGTCCTTTGCACGCTTGTTCCATACAGAGTAGTTAGAATATCATTtcgtaaaaataaaaaagaatgtaAAGATAAACTGTTCTAGCAATGAAATTAGAAGCCCGACAAAATATCCCTTTGTTATTTGAAAGCAAATCCTCCTGTACCATGTACGTATgcataaaaaaagaacaaaatggTTTGAGATTAGTGTCAAAATATGAAAGAACATGGAGACATCAAGGACATTGGCATCATGGCACCTGgtttcaaaaccaaaccaatcaaAATAGGCTAAATAGACAGAAAACTATCGGTGCATTCAAATAATTGGTGAGTGAATTGCAGCTACAAAAaagtaaattcgtactaatcTACACCTAACCAGACTATCCAATATTACATGAGATTCTAAccgaaaacaaaaaaaaagaagattacaCGAGATCCTGTAGGCCTCTTTGGCCCCAGAAACCCCTTTTGCTTATACCCATCATATGTTACACAAGTAACCTGAACAAAACAACGAATCTTCAGGCAGGTTAGCTCACATAATGCCCTGTTTTCCGTCTGTGACGGCTAAAATCTGATACAAACCTGAAGGAGAGGCCACAGCCCTCA
The Prunus dulcis chromosome 2, ALMONDv2, whole genome shotgun sequence DNA segment above includes these coding regions:
- the LOC117619529 gene encoding uncharacterized protein LOC117619529, translated to MTDKPPEAAPPSSPPLKPLSLQDWESLIDDFQHGGARQHKWTSAHPIRLSLLDQALSSLARRDFPLKLHVITFLEEFCDPLFTTASSGTDIVSLRKVLHRLIETLRALIQTPPDGVHITFALKEQMMLSVTSIVVSLDDDDGVVPIATVEGLVELLLTVINRPNHGIDRQARALACECLRELEKSRPCLLSEIGGHLWSLSQNERTHAAQSYILLFTTVVHNIVVRNLGVSILNTTVPLVPFSAPQNGTGPGGLNHKELRRAMAFLLEWPHVLTPCAMVEFLALIMPIAAALDLQASMLKVQFFGMVYSSDPMLAHVVLTMYPRFWDAFDGQEGDIVSRLVLLSRESQHHLVFRLLAVHWLLGFGQLVLKREAKKVNTIVDMGSRFYPSVFDPLALKAMKLDLLAFCSVCADVLKSETVLIENGGVKDKLVVKLFEDGLVCVSAFKWLPPGSTETAVAFRTLHRFLIGASSHSDNDPSTTRSLMDSTTFSTIQGMLVDLMLECRRLVPVVVALTDRLLGCQKHRWLGERLLQTFDRHLLPKVKLDYNLVSFFPIFDRIAESDTIPPRGLLELLIKFMAFLVGKHGPYTGLRSWSQGSRVLGICRTLLMHHNSSRLFLRLSRLLAFTCLYFPDLEVRDNARIYLRILICVPGKKLRDMLNLGEQLGISPSSHSSFNVQAPRFSQSLKKSRNISSYVHFERVIPLLVKQSWSLSLSSLGVGSTEPGYLEGIRDIEPIIEDSEIGDGSNVEDSSNVQIIEEAPIIDRPQEPLRVTDSKISEILGTLRRHFSCIPDFRHMPGLKVRLSCSLRFESEPFSRIWGVDSPAGVSDELDALPALYATVLKFSSSAPYGPIASYHIPFLLGEPPRKTDVSGQTASLAIVPVENGSGEEESFRAPVAIELEPREPTPGLIDVSIETNAENGQIISGQLHSITVGIEDMFLKSIVPPDIQEDATPVYYLDLFTALWEACGTANTARETFQLKGGKGVTAISGTRSVKLLEVPASSLIQATERYLAPFVVSVIGEPLVNIVKDAGIIRNVIWKDAASDSSLDITSSGTDFDRGPLHLTYTDDEDERDSTVNIRKRNMGCFLILIFLPPRFHLLFQMEVSDVSTLVRIRTDHWPCLAYTDDYLEALFLA